AGGAACACAATTATTATTTGTAATAAAATATTTAGAAAGAATAGGAGATCATATAACAAATATATGCGAATGGACTATTTTTTCTAAAACTGGAGCTTATGTAGATTTGAATGAATAAAATTATAGGTGAGTAAAAATGTCCGTTTAGGGCATTTTTATTTTATGTAGAAAATTAAAAAAATGAAGGCTAATGATAAAAGCATTTCTTGACGTAGCAATTATATTAATGTAATATAACAAGGATAGATATGTTATAATTAGGAGTGGAATAATGAGAAATATTATAACAATGGTAGTCTCTAATGGAATTGCAGAGGAAGTAGGAATTGAAAAAGGTGATGTTTTATTATCTATTGATGGTAATAAAATTAATGACATAATAGATTATAAATTTTTATCAGCGGATGAAGAAATAGTTTTAGAAGTAGAAAAACCAAGTGGTGAGGTTTGGAAAATTGAAATTGAAAAAGAATATGGTGAGGATTTAGGTATTGAATTTGGCGGTGGGATTATGGATAAGGCAAAATCATGCAGTAATAAATGTATATTTTGTTTCATAGATCAGTTGCCTAAAGGAATGCGAGAGTCTCTATATTTTAAAGATGACGACTCAAGATTATCCTTTCTACAGGGGAATTTCGTGACCCTAACTAATATGAAGGAAGAGGATATTGATAGAATAGTACAATATCATATAAGTCCAATCAATATTTCTGTACATACAACAAATCCAGAGCTTAGAGTAGAAATGCTTAATAATAGATTTGCCGGTAAAGTATTTGAACGTATGAAAAGACTAGCTGATGCGGGAATAAATATGAATGCACAGATAGTTTCAGTTCCAGGCATAAATAATGGTGAAGAACTTAAAAGGACAATTCAGGATTTGTACACATTATATCCTCAAGTGTCAGATATTGCTGTAGTGCCAATAGGTATAACTAAGTTTAGAGAAGGTCTTAAGAAAGTAAAGACATATACTAAAGAGCAATGTTTAGAAGAAATTGAGAATGTGAAGAAACTCCAAGAGAAATATATGAAAGAAAATGGAACACCTTTTGTAAGATTATCTGATGAATTTTATCTTGTTGCAGAGGAAGCAATACCAAGTCAGGAATTTTATGATGATTATCATCAAATTGAAGATGGAATAGGTATGGTTAGATGTTTTAGAGATGCAATAGAAAGTGATTTGGAAGATTTAGATGTAAATATGAAAGGTGATTTTTCTATTGTAACAGGGACTTTAGCATATCCAGAAATTTTAGATGCTGCAAATAAAATAAAAGAGAAAAACACAAATATAAAATTAGATGTATACAAAATAGTAAATAATTATTTTGGAAAATCAATTACAGTTGCTGGACTTTTAACAGGAACAGATATAATAGAGCAGTTAAAGGGCATAATAAATAGTAAGTACTTAATTATGTCTAGTAATATGTTTAGAAAAGGCTATGAATTATCAGATTCAACAGAGCAGATAATGCTTGATGATTTGAAAATTAAAGATATAGAAACAGCTTTAAATGTTCAAGTTATTGTGGTTGATTATACAGGAGAAGATTTGATTGAAAAACTTAATGAATATAAAGAGGAGGAATTTTAATGGGTAAACCAATAGTTGCAATAGTGGGAAGACCTAATGTTGGAAAATCGACATTGTTTAATAGATTAGCAGGAAAAAGAATTTCAATAGTACAAGATACACCAGGAGTTACGAGAGATAGAGTATATGCGGAAGCAGAGTGGTTAAGTTATAATTTTACCATGATAGATACAGGTGGTATTGAACCTGAAAGAGATGATATTATAGTAAAACAAATGAGGAGACAGGCGAACATTGCCATTGAAACAGCAGATGTTATAGTTTTTATAGTTGATGGTAAAGAAGGCTTAACACCAGCAGATAATGAAGTTGCAACTATGCTTAGAAAAAGTAAAAAGCCTGTAGTGTTAGTAGTTAACAAGGTTGATTCTCTTAAAGAGGAAGATAATGCTTGGGAATTCTACAATCTTGGAATAGGGGATCCTGTAACTATTTCTGCATCACAAGGTTTGGGACTTGGAGATATGCTTGATAAGGTAGTTGAGGGCTTTGATAAATCAATCTTCGAAGAAGAAGAGGATGAATATATAAGAATAGCTATGATTGGAAAACCTAATGTTGGAAAATCTTCGTTAATCAATAAGTTACTTGGTGAAGATCGTGTTATAGTTTCAGATGTTCCAGGAACTACAAGAGATGCAATAGATAGTCATTTAGAAACTGAAGAAGGTAAGTTTATTTTAATTGATACTGCTGGACTTAGAAGAAAGAGCAAAGTTAAAGAAGAAATTGAAAGATATAGTGTTGTAAGAACTTATGCAGCAATTGAAAGAGCTGATGTTTGTATACTTATGATTGATGCAACCGAAGGTATCACAGAGCAAGATGAAAAAATAATAGGATATGCTCATGAAATGAGAAAAGCTATTATGGTAATTGTTAATAAGTGGGATTTGGTTGAAAAAGATGATAAAACTTTAGATAAATTCAAAAAAGAATTACAAGGAAACTTAAAGTTTTTAAGTTACGCTGAATATTTATTTATTTCTGCATTAACAGGACAAAGAACAAATAAGGTGCTTCATATGGCTAAATATTGCTATGATAACTATAACAAGAGAGTATCTACAGGAATATTAAATGATGTTATAAGTAAAGCTATTCTTATGAAAGAACCTCCTGTTGTTGGAATAAAAAGAATGAAAATTTACTATGCTACTCAAGTAGCAACAAGACCGCCAAAGTTTGTGTTTTTTGTAAATGATGAAAGTGCAAGACATTTCTCATATGAAAGATATTTAGAAAATCAGTTAAGAGATAGTTTTGACTTTAAAGGAACTGGAATTCAAATAGAATACAGACAAAGAAAGGAATAATTATGAGCAAAATTGCTTTTTTAGGTGGAGGAAGTTTTGGAAGTGCTTTAGCTGTTTTACTTGCAGAAAAAGATAATATAGTTAGTATATACAATAGAGATGAAAATGTTGTTAATGAAATAAATCAGATGAGATTAAATAAAAAATATCTAAAAGATTTAAGAATTCCGGATGGAGTAACTGCATTTAATAATATTGACAAGACAATACAAGAAGCTGATTATATAGTTTTATCAGTTCCATCACACGTTATTAGAAATATGTGTAAAGCAATTAAAGGGAAAGTACCTAACCATATTCCAATAATTTCAATTGCTAAAGGTATTGAAGAAGACAGTGATAAGAGATTGTCTGTTGTGATAGAAGAAGAGCTTGAAAATCCTGTAGTAGTTTTATCGGGACCAAGTCATGCTGAAGAAGTTGCAATGAAAATACCTACAACTATTGTAAGTACATCTAAAGATATGAAATATGCTATTGAGATACAGGATTTATTTATGACATCGTATTTTCGAGTTTATACTAATGATGATATTATTGGTGTAGAAGTTGGCGGGGCTGTAAAGAATATAATTGCTTTGGCAGCAGGGGTTATAGATGGCCTTGGATATGGAGACAATACAAAGGCGGCTCTTCTTACAAGGGGGATGAAAGAAATTACAAGGGTTGGAATGGCTCTTGGAGGAAGACTAGAAACCTTTTATGGATTAACTGGAATGGGGGATCTAATAGTAACTTGTACTTCAATGCATTCTAGGAATAGAAGAGCTGGATTGCTTATTGGAAAGGGAATGTCTGTTGAAGACGCTTTAAAGGAAATTGGGATGGTTGTTGAAGGTGTGAAAGCCTGCAAAGCATTTTATCAATTAAAAGAAAAGACTGGAATATCAATGCCAATAACAGATGGCCTTTATAAAGGGTTGTTTGAAGGTAAAGATGCTAAGGTTATTGTTGACGAACTTATGAATAGAGATAAAAAAAGTGAGTTGTTTTAGTGATTGAGAACTAAGAATTAAGGAAGAAAAATTTGAGGTGTTTCTTAGATTGAACAAAAAGAGTGGTTATTCCACTCTTTTTTATTGTACAGAAAACTGCATAATTTGAGGTAATTAATAATAATTAATGCTCAATTGTCAATGAAGGATGAAATGCAGTAGGCTTTTCTAAAAAATGAACGAAAGTCTTTAGCTTTAAACATTGGCTAATAACTTAAAATTAGCAATTGAAAAAGTTATGAGAAAGGAAAATTTTCTTAAAAGGTTTTTATTGCAGCATAGCTGCTTTGGGGGGATTATGAAAAATGATCTTGGTTGCAGCATAGCTGCTTTGAAGGGATTATGAAAAATGATCTTAATTGCAGCATAGCTGCTTTTTTTATATGTGTATATTTTGAAGTTGAGCTGAATATATATATAGTGGAAAAAGAATATAGGAGGTAATTGTGTGGATAATTTTAACATATACAAAGACATATCTAATAGGACTCAAGGGGACATATATGTAGGAGTGGTTGGTCCAGTTAGAACTGGGAAATCAACCTTCATAAAAAAGTTTATGGATCTTATGGTTATACCTAAAATTGATAATACTTATAAAAAGGAAAGAGCAAAAGATGAATTGCCACAAAGTGGATCGGGAAAAAATATTCATACAACAGAACC
The window above is part of the Clostridium saccharoperbutylacetonicum N1-4(HMT) genome. Proteins encoded here:
- a CDS encoding NAD(P)H-dependent glycerol-3-phosphate dehydrogenase, which gives rise to MSKIAFLGGGSFGSALAVLLAEKDNIVSIYNRDENVVNEINQMRLNKKYLKDLRIPDGVTAFNNIDKTIQEADYIVLSVPSHVIRNMCKAIKGKVPNHIPIISIAKGIEEDSDKRLSVVIEEELENPVVVLSGPSHAEEVAMKIPTTIVSTSKDMKYAIEIQDLFMTSYFRVYTNDDIIGVEVGGAVKNIIALAAGVIDGLGYGDNTKAALLTRGMKEITRVGMALGGRLETFYGLTGMGDLIVTCTSMHSRNRRAGLLIGKGMSVEDALKEIGMVVEGVKACKAFYQLKEKTGISMPITDGLYKGLFEGKDAKVIVDELMNRDKKSELF
- the der gene encoding ribosome biogenesis GTPase Der — protein: MGKPIVAIVGRPNVGKSTLFNRLAGKRISIVQDTPGVTRDRVYAEAEWLSYNFTMIDTGGIEPERDDIIVKQMRRQANIAIETADVIVFIVDGKEGLTPADNEVATMLRKSKKPVVLVVNKVDSLKEEDNAWEFYNLGIGDPVTISASQGLGLGDMLDKVVEGFDKSIFEEEEDEYIRIAMIGKPNVGKSSLINKLLGEDRVIVSDVPGTTRDAIDSHLETEEGKFILIDTAGLRRKSKVKEEIERYSVVRTYAAIERADVCILMIDATEGITEQDEKIIGYAHEMRKAIMVIVNKWDLVEKDDKTLDKFKKELQGNLKFLSYAEYLFISALTGQRTNKVLHMAKYCYDNYNKRVSTGILNDVISKAILMKEPPVVGIKRMKIYYATQVATRPPKFVFFVNDESARHFSYERYLENQLRDSFDFKGTGIQIEYRQRKE
- a CDS encoding DUF512 domain-containing protein encodes the protein MRNIITMVVSNGIAEEVGIEKGDVLLSIDGNKINDIIDYKFLSADEEIVLEVEKPSGEVWKIEIEKEYGEDLGIEFGGGIMDKAKSCSNKCIFCFIDQLPKGMRESLYFKDDDSRLSFLQGNFVTLTNMKEEDIDRIVQYHISPINISVHTTNPELRVEMLNNRFAGKVFERMKRLADAGINMNAQIVSVPGINNGEELKRTIQDLYTLYPQVSDIAVVPIGITKFREGLKKVKTYTKEQCLEEIENVKKLQEKYMKENGTPFVRLSDEFYLVAEEAIPSQEFYDDYHQIEDGIGMVRCFRDAIESDLEDLDVNMKGDFSIVTGTLAYPEILDAANKIKEKNTNIKLDVYKIVNNYFGKSITVAGLLTGTDIIEQLKGIINSKYLIMSSNMFRKGYELSDSTEQIMLDDLKIKDIETALNVQVIVVDYTGEDLIEKLNEYKEEEF